A region of the Cryptococcus neoformans var. neoformans B-3501A chromosome 6, whole genome shotgun sequence genome:
GCGAGCCCTCAACATATCGGTAGATGACAGGGTCACGCAAAGTACCGTTCTTGTGTTGATAATCAATCTTAGCTCTCAAACTCCAcctcttgccttcctccGTACCCTCACACATCTCCTTGAACTTAACCAAGTTCTCTTCAATAGAGAGGTCTCGGTTTTTAGAAGGGATCATCGCTCGACGCTGCTCCTTGACGGTTTCGCCCTCAGTGTCGTCCATGAAAGCGTCGCCTTGCTTGATGAGTTGCTCAGCGTAGGCCTGGATTTTGTCGAAGTGGTCGGAAGTGTGAACTATCTTGTCGAAGGAGATTTCAATCATTTTGAGGTCTTCCTGGATAGCCTCTTCGAACTCACCCTATATAATCAAAAGAAACTTAATGGTCAGCATCACAATTCAAACAAATACACAAGTGAGAGGTGGACGtacctcctccttgagAGGGTTGGTGTCATCGAAACGGAGGATGAACTTGCCCTGGTACTGGTCTGCCAGGTATCTGTTAAGGATAGCAGCCTTGAGGTGACCAATGTGCAAGTATCCTGAAGGCTCAGGGGCTACACAATAATCATCAGTATCGAGCGGCAGATAAGACCAAGAGAGCATATGTACCGAACCTAACGACAACCTTGCCCTTGATAGCGTTAGGCAAAACAACATCAATACTTTCCAATctcttggtcttcttgcccttctccatctcgcTCTTGGCCTGTCTGTGAGACTCGAGCGCAGCCTTGGGCACATCGAGAGTCTCAACGTGGTTGAACCATCGCTGCAAATGGGGTCGTCCGGGCTTCTTGATGGAACCAATGGCAGAGTTGTTGCCTCGAATGGTGCCCCAAATGGTAGCATCGCCGAAACCAAACTTGGGGCCGGCAAAGTAGGTACGATAGGCGAGGTAGTCATCGAAAGCGTCCAGGACCGCGGAGACGTCTTGGAAAGAGCTGGTCGAGGTCAAAAGGGtagggagaggagggagagggatcTTGAATTATTTCAGCATTATTACTTCAATGGGTTATGAACTCTTTTCTTGCTTACCTCCTTGCCGTCGACACCCTTTTCGAGCTCAGCTCGAACGTTTTCGGCACCAACAATATCACCGTAAGTAGTCTGACCCTGTTCTCCAGACTGAGCATCCCAGGTGACGGGAATACCCTGTAAAGCGGCGAGAGCAATGATAACAAAGGGGGGAGTCTGCACGAGAGGTAGTACAACGTCGGGCATTTTATAACTATAGGTTTTTTGGAGATTTGTATACAAGGAACGAACGAAAGTTGGGTTGAAATGAGAATTCAATTCAATTCGCGGAGCGGAGGTAAATTACAACCGAGCGGCGATTTACCGTGAGCATGGAGCAACGAGTAAATATATCCAGAACACGTAGCTAAGAATCTAAGATTGACCTTAGCTAATTTAGCCTGTTTTTCACCTTCTTATTTAGTTAGCTGCCAATAAAAATAAATCTACTCTTGACGCTGCAACATTCAACCAGGACTAACGACGGAGCTAATTGCTTAACTGCTTTATAACAATTTTATTTTGAAGGTAAATTTAAGCTTAGGCAATTCTTCAGTAGTATAACGGTTAGTATAACCGCTTCTCAGGCCTCAAGTTTCTTGGTTCGGTTCGCGGTAGACCAGGGTTCAACTCCCTGCTGGAGAAACCTTTTTTTTGCCATTGGTTTTCATGTTTGCCATAACATTTTTTCGGTAATGTCTGAGGGATTCTTCTTATTGCCAATCTGTATGTACGCTATAGTTTAATCAAGTAAATGTAAAGGTTATTTCATTGACCCAAGGCCTTGCCCGCTTCATAATTTTATAGTCAGTGGCGTCCTTATTTATTTACAAAGCCGTATATCGGTTATTTAACGTCGATAAAGATTTATTTTTTGATTTTTACACCGAGAAGATGGCGTCCGAGATCCCGAGGTCCCCGTCGATGACAGATACTTTTACTCCTTCGTTGTCTCATCTCTCCGTGCGTGTTCCCTCTCTCCGAGGAtctttcttccttatcAGAAAGCTCGCAAAATTTTGAAGTTGCTCCTTGTCAAATACAACTTACCCAAACAATGTCAACATCACACCTCCGTATTCCTCCGGCAGAGCCCTTCACCCCTTCTCTTGAAGCCACCGTCTATCTGCATACCCCATTCCACCCCAAAGCAGAGATCTATGCTGAGACCAAATTCAAAAAGGTGTTGCGCccgaaggatgggaaagtAGATGATCTTATGAAGCAGATTGACGGTATTTGTAAGTCTAAGTGTCTGTCAGTGTCCCGAATTGAACTGATTGCTTTAGTACTCCGAACGGGCGATGTCACTGCGGAAATGGTTCTTGCCGCTCCCAATCTGCGTATCATCTCTCGTAATGGTACCGGCGTCGACAACGTCCCTCTACCCACTTGTCTTTCCCGCGGTATCGCAGTCACCAATATCCCAGGTAGTAATGCCTTCGCTGTCGCTGAGCTCGCCATCGCTCTCATGCTTACCGTTTTACGCCGCGTTGTCGAGGTGGACAAAAGGATTAGAGGCGGTGAGCGGGTACCAAGTATAGAAGCGCTCGCACCAGGTCTCGGAGGAAAAAAGGTGGGGTtggtggggatgggagaTATAGCATATGAGCTTGCAAAGCTGCTTCGTGCGTTTGGATGTGAGGTGCTTATCCattcgccttcttccccagAACTCAGATGGACTGTGGAAGATACTCGATACCCGGTTACTATCTCTCACACTCGCATGCCTAGTCTCCGATCTTTACTTGAACAATGTGACGTCCTCTCCCTGCATTGTCCTCTCAACGCGAATACGAGATATATGATTGGCCGAGAAGAACTGGGGTGGATGAAATCTACCGCGGTTGTGATCAATACTGCCAGAGGTGGAATCATAGATGAGCGCGCATTGGAAGAGGcattgaaggagaggaaaatTGGAGGAGCAGGGTTGGATGTGTTTGAGAAGGAGCCAGCTTATGGAGAAAGTCTGGGCGGATTGAGGGATTTGGACAATGTTGTACTTTTGCCTCACTTGTAAGTCTCGGCCTTTGTTTTCTCCCAACCCCGCTCGCTCTCTTTCATTGTCCGtgtttcatcttctctcttctatTCGCTCCCTTCAGCGCGAAAATGGGGAAGTTAACATAGTCACGATTGAAATAGGGGTGGAAGTACAGACAGCGT
Encoded here:
- a CDS encoding hypothetical protein (HMMPfam hit to 2-Hacid_dh, D-isomer specific 2-hydroxyacid dehydrogenase, catalytic domain, score: 54.2, E(): 3.5e-13; HMMPfam hit to 2-Hacid_dh_C, D-isomer specific 2-hydroxyacid dehydrogenase, NAD binding domain, score: 173.4, E(): 4.5e-49), whose product is MSTSHLRIPPAEPFTPSLEATVYLHTPFHPKAEIYAETKFKKVLRPKDGKVDDLMKQIDGILLRTGDVTAEMVLAAPNLRIISRNGTGVDNVPLPTCLSRGIAVTNIPGSNAFAVAELAIALMLTVLRRVVEVDKRIRGGERVPSIEALAPGLGGKKVGLVGMGDIAYELAKLLRAFGCEVLIHSPSSPELRWTVEDTRYPVTISHTRMPSLRSLLEQCDVLSLHCPLNANTRYMIGREELGWMKSTAVVINTARGGIIDERALEEALKERKIGGAGLDVFEKEPAYGESLGGLRDLDNVVLLPHLGGSTDSVTLDGCIKAVDIMASYLDGKGAINRVI